In Caproicibacterium amylolyticum, a genomic segment contains:
- a CDS encoding amino acid ABC transporter ATP-binding protein, whose translation MIEVKNARKSFGQNHVLKDVSLHVNDGDVVVILGPSGSGKTTLLRCINFLEKADGGTLTVGDKTVDFRKASKSDILEIRRKTAFVFQNYNLFQNKTALENVMEGLVTARKVPKETARTRAQEALEWVGLADKWDAYPSQLSGGQQQRVGIARAVVLDPEVILFDEPTSALDPELVGETLAVIRRVAKTGITMIVVTHEMAFAQEAANHVIFMDGGVVVEEGSPNEIFVNPKEERTKKFLSRILSSDMYEI comes from the coding sequence ATGATTGAAGTAAAAAATGCCCGGAAATCCTTTGGACAGAATCATGTGCTGAAGGATGTTTCCCTGCACGTAAATGACGGCGATGTGGTTGTAATTCTGGGGCCGAGCGGTTCCGGTAAAACAACATTGCTGCGCTGTATCAACTTTCTGGAAAAAGCGGACGGCGGCACGCTGACTGTCGGCGACAAAACAGTGGATTTCCGCAAAGCCTCCAAAAGCGATATTCTGGAGATTCGCCGCAAAACAGCTTTTGTGTTTCAAAATTACAATTTATTTCAAAATAAAACTGCGTTGGAAAATGTAATGGAGGGGTTGGTGACCGCCCGCAAAGTACCCAAGGAAACCGCCCGTACCCGCGCACAAGAAGCGCTGGAGTGGGTCGGCCTTGCGGATAAGTGGGATGCGTATCCTTCCCAGCTTTCCGGCGGGCAGCAGCAGCGGGTCGGCATTGCCCGCGCGGTGGTGCTTGACCCGGAGGTGATCTTGTTTGACGAGCCGACCTCCGCGCTTGACCCGGAACTGGTGGGGGAAACGCTGGCGGTTATCCGCCGTGTGGCAAAAACCGGTATTACCATGATTGTTGTCACGCACGAAATGGCTTTTGCGCAGGAAGCTGCAAACCATGTGATTTTTATGGACGGCGGTGTTGTGGTGGAGGAGGGTTCACCAAATGAAATTTTCGTGAATCCGAAAGAAGAACGCACTAAAAAATTCCTGAGCCGCATTTTGTCCAGCGATATGTATGAAATTTGA
- a CDS encoding amino acid ABC transporter permease translates to MSFTLEEFWQCVLSGLSCLPNTILLTVVPVAFGAVVGTLIAIARIYRIRFWGRFLAVFVTIYNGIPFLVALLIYNLIFMTKFGDVAAFFHLNLSLANVNVMGVGLFALSLMEICSMSETIRGAFLSVGQGQFEAGYSIGLTRGQTMRRVIVPQMIPVALPMLTNNVIGAMKNTSVVMTIGIMDVLNGAIQPCNVTYNYLVGYVAAALIYWGIAAVLEAASRKAESRLGSYRRQTV, encoded by the coding sequence ATGAGTTTTACCCTAGAGGAATTTTGGCAGTGCGTCCTTTCGGGACTGAGCTGTCTGCCCAATACAATTTTGCTGACGGTTGTGCCGGTTGCATTTGGCGCTGTGGTAGGTACGCTGATTGCGATTGCGAGGATTTACCGCATTCGTTTTTGGGGGCGCTTTCTTGCCGTATTTGTCACAATTTACAACGGCATCCCGTTCCTTGTTGCGCTGCTGATTTATAATTTGATTTTTATGACGAAGTTTGGCGATGTTGCTGCATTTTTCCACCTGAATTTATCGCTGGCAAATGTAAATGTAATGGGAGTTGGATTGTTTGCACTCAGTCTGATGGAAATCTGCAGTATGTCGGAAACAATCCGCGGCGCGTTCCTTTCCGTTGGGCAGGGACAGTTTGAAGCTGGTTATTCGATCGGACTGACCCGCGGGCAGACCATGCGGCGTGTGATTGTGCCGCAGATGATTCCGGTGGCACTGCCAATGCTGACGAACAACGTTATAGGCGCGATGAAAAACACATCTGTGGTGATGACAATTGGCATTATGGATGTGCTCAACGGCGCAATTCAGCCGTGCAACGTTACTTATAATTACTTAGTTGGCTATGTCGCGGCAGCCCTGATTTACTGGGGCATAGCCGCGGTGCTGGAGGCCGCTTCCAGAAAAGCGGAAAGCAGGCTGGGAAGCTACAGGAGGCAAACGGTATGA
- a CDS encoding transporter substrate-binding domain-containing protein, whose protein sequence is MKKHIRFTAALLSAAAVLGVFAGCSTKAATTAAGTANTGTSSGVQEIVVGTGHAYSPYCYLDANGNLAGYEYEVLKAVNELLPQYKFTFQTFDFKNVLLALDSGKIAIGAHQFEKNPQREANYLFGKESYTTYVRYIIVRKDNPKNIKTLDDLAGKNVQADNGDNATHLFQEYNKTHTSNPIKLDLLDSPPKDEVVAGIKNGRWNAFSTTKRDLEVYNKQYGDGLRAVGSPILTSDTYFVFKKGNTKLQEAVDGALKKLKTSGKLAAISKKVIGADYTKNE, encoded by the coding sequence ATTAGGTTCACAGCGGCGCTGCTTTCTGCGGCGGCAGTCCTTGGGGTATTTGCCGGATGCAGCACCAAAGCAGCTACCACTGCGGCGGGAACAGCGAACACCGGCACATCCTCCGGCGTGCAGGAGATCGTGGTCGGTACCGGCCATGCCTACAGCCCGTACTGCTATTTGGACGCAAACGGCAATCTTGCGGGCTATGAGTATGAAGTTTTAAAAGCGGTAAATGAACTGCTGCCGCAGTACAAATTTACGTTCCAGACCTTTGACTTCAAGAATGTACTGCTGGCACTGGACAGCGGAAAAATTGCGATTGGTGCGCACCAGTTTGAAAAGAATCCACAGCGTGAAGCAAACTATTTGTTTGGTAAGGAAAGCTATACCACCTATGTGCGGTACATCATTGTGCGCAAGGACAATCCGAAAAATATAAAGACACTGGATGATCTTGCAGGGAAAAATGTGCAGGCGGATAACGGCGACAACGCTACGCACCTTTTCCAGGAATACAACAAAACGCACACAAGCAATCCCATCAAGCTTGATCTGTTGGACAGCCCGCCGAAGGATGAAGTAGTAGCAGGCATTAAAAATGGCCGTTGGAATGCTTTCTCAACCACCAAGCGGGATTTGGAAGTATACAACAAGCAGTACGGCGATGGCCTTCGCGCGGTCGGTTCGCCTATCCTGACTTCAGACACCTACTTTGTGTTTAAAAAGGGCAATACAAAACTGCAGGAAGCGGTGGACGGCGCACTGAAAAAGCTGAAAACTTCCGGTAAGCTGGCGGCAATCTCAAAAAAGGTAATCGGCGCGGATTACACGAAAAATGAGTAA
- a CDS encoding amino acid ABC transporter permease: MDFFSWQRFADAWPKILPYFSVTLQIVVTAETAGILLGLLIALARMERVPALQQIFAVYVSFMRGTPMLVQLLVVYYGLPFIVQLLTGIDLSGWNKLFFVCVTYGLNQGAFLSEIFRGAIGSIPAGQKEAAWSVGLTNWQAFRRIVLPQAARVALPGVGINLVGLFQETSLACLIGVVDLVGRAQTIGTTTGHLLESYVVIAIIFVAVSVALQTLFRRLDGKLNHSRERGVSAA, encoded by the coding sequence GTGGATTTCTTTTCGTGGCAGCGTTTTGCGGACGCGTGGCCGAAAATACTTCCGTACTTCTCTGTAACGCTGCAGATTGTTGTAACGGCGGAAACGGCAGGCATTCTGCTGGGACTCTTGATAGCACTGGCGCGTATGGAACGGGTGCCGGCTTTGCAGCAGATTTTCGCGGTTTATGTTTCCTTTATGCGGGGCACACCAATGCTAGTGCAGCTGTTGGTGGTTTACTATGGGCTGCCGTTCATTGTGCAGCTTTTAACGGGTATAGACTTGAGCGGATGGAACAAATTGTTTTTCGTCTGTGTTACCTATGGGTTGAACCAAGGGGCGTTCCTCAGCGAAATTTTTCGCGGTGCGATTGGCTCAATACCGGCAGGGCAAAAGGAAGCCGCGTGGTCGGTCGGCTTGACAAACTGGCAGGCATTTCGGCGAATCGTGCTGCCGCAGGCGGCAAGAGTCGCGCTGCCCGGCGTGGGCATCAATCTGGTCGGACTGTTTCAGGAGACCTCTCTTGCGTGCCTGATTGGCGTGGTGGATTTGGTAGGCCGAGCACAGACCATTGGTACGACAACCGGCCATCTGCTGGAAAGCTATGTGGTCATTGCCATTATTTTCGTGGCAGTCAGCGTTGCGTTGCAAACCCTCTTCCGCAGATTGGATGGGAAGCTAAACCACAGCAGAGAAAGGGGCGTGTCAGCGGCATGA